A stretch of Aerococcaceae bacterium zg-252 DNA encodes these proteins:
- the dnaI gene encoding primosomal protein DnaI: MQTVQEILKQIMDRPHFNESFQATVERILHHEAVQQFINEHADQISQEMIQNSLSKLNEFVLEHDAYQKGEPGKNPGFVPILFVNQNYIDIAYQPTESYLKRKQERKAKALLENRMMSKDVREASWNALKLDTPSRKRIADEIALFISNYRKHPESTQGLYLSGPFGVGKTYILGALANALAQSGVKVTMLHFPTFAQDARKSIQDNSVHDLVTEVKKVPILMLDDVGAENITAWIRDDILAVILEYRMKESLPTFFTSNFSMDELAVYLESTREGIEKVKAARLMERVRYVAKEVQVDGENLRQKQRGVVE, from the coding sequence ATGCAGACAGTTCAAGAAATATTAAAGCAAATTATGGATCGACCTCATTTTAATGAATCTTTTCAAGCGACAGTGGAGCGTATTTTGCATCATGAGGCTGTGCAACAGTTTATCAATGAACATGCCGACCAAATTTCTCAAGAAATGATACAAAATTCATTATCGAAATTAAATGAATTTGTATTGGAACATGATGCGTACCAAAAAGGTGAGCCAGGAAAAAATCCAGGGTTCGTTCCGATATTATTCGTCAATCAAAACTATATTGATATTGCTTATCAGCCGACTGAAAGTTATTTGAAACGTAAACAAGAGCGTAAAGCGAAAGCGCTGTTGGAAAATCGTATGATGAGCAAAGATGTTCGAGAAGCGAGTTGGAATGCGTTGAAACTTGATACACCATCACGTAAACGTATTGCTGATGAAATTGCATTATTTATTTCGAATTATCGCAAACACCCAGAATCAACGCAAGGTCTGTATTTATCTGGTCCCTTTGGTGTGGGGAAAACATATATTTTAGGGGCTTTAGCGAATGCTCTAGCTCAGTCGGGTGTTAAAGTGACGATGTTGCATTTTCCGACCTTTGCTCAGGATGCACGAAAATCTATCCAAGATAATAGTGTTCACGACCTTGTGACTGAAGTTAAAAAAGTTCCGATATTGATGTTGGATGATGTTGGTGCAGAAAATATTACGGCATGGATACGTGATGATATTTTAGCGGTTATTCTGGAATATCGTATGAAAGAATCATTACCGACATTTTTCACTTCTAACTTTTCAATGGATGAATTAGCGGTATATTTAGAATCGACACGTGAGGGTATTGAAAAAGTTAAAGCAGCACGTTTAATGGAACGTGTGCGTTATGTTGCAAAAGAAGTGCAAGTAGACGGTGAGAATTTGAGACAAAAACAAAGAGGTGTTGTTGAATGA
- the nrdR gene encoding transcriptional repressor NrdR, whose translation MQCPKCHCEQTKVIDSRSVDDSIAIRRRRECMSCAYRFNTYERVERTPLLVVKRDGTREEFSRDKLLRGIVRAAEKRPITRGQMEKLVSEVENDISKVADAEIASERIGEFVMPRLMQLDEVSYIRFASVYRQFQSREMFIKELESMMKREAQVQEDHE comes from the coding sequence ATGCAATGTCCAAAATGTCATTGTGAACAAACAAAAGTAATTGATTCACGCTCAGTAGATGACTCAATTGCAATTCGCCGTCGTCGTGAATGTATGTCTTGTGCGTATCGTTTTAATACTTACGAGCGAGTGGAGCGTACGCCCTTGTTGGTCGTGAAGCGTGACGGCACACGAGAAGAGTTTAGTCGTGATAAATTATTGCGTGGTATTGTACGTGCAGCTGAAAAGCGTCCGATTACACGAGGCCAAATGGAAAAATTGGTATCGGAAGTTGAAAATGATATTAGTAAAGTGGCAGATGCTGAAATTGCGAGCGAACGCATTGGTGAATTTGTCATGCCACGATTAATGCAGCTAGACGAAGTGTCGTACATTCGTTTTGCTAGTGTTTATCGTCAGTTCCAATCACGAGAAATGTTCATCAAAGAATTAGAAAGTATGATGAAGCGAGAGGCACAAGTGCAAGAAGACCATGAGTGA
- a CDS encoding dephospho-CoA kinase, with translation MKVIGLTGGIATGKSTVSQYLISKGYEVIDADLVAREVVEVGQPGLVALVQSFGSSILTVDGQLDRKRLGTLIFSDVPKRQMVNELLHPYIFERIRRKREQSNQAILFIDMPLLFEVGYEKQVDEVWLVYVSKDVQLTRLMERDSLSMDLAKERLSSQWPIEQKRQLVTTIIDNSGSVKATYQQVEQALLKLKD, from the coding sequence GTGAAAGTCATTGGTTTAACAGGTGGAATCGCCACTGGGAAATCGACGGTATCTCAGTATTTAATAAGTAAGGGATATGAAGTGATTGATGCTGATTTAGTAGCTAGAGAAGTGGTTGAAGTAGGGCAACCTGGCTTGGTAGCACTGGTACAGTCTTTCGGTTCATCGATTTTAACGGTGGACGGACAGTTAGACCGTAAACGATTAGGGACATTAATTTTTTCAGATGTGCCTAAACGCCAAATGGTAAATGAGCTGCTGCACCCTTATATTTTTGAGCGTATTCGTAGAAAACGTGAGCAATCAAATCAAGCGATATTGTTTATTGATATGCCCTTGTTGTTTGAAGTGGGATATGAGAAACAGGTGGATGAAGTTTGGTTGGTCTATGTTTCCAAGGACGTGCAGTTAACTCGTTTAATGGAACGAGATAGTTTGTCCATGGATTTGGCAAAGGAGAGATTATCTTCGCAATGGCCAATCGAACAAAAACGTCAATTGGTGACGACTATTATTGATAATAGTGGGTCAGTTAAAGCAACTTATCAGCAAGTTGAGCAAGCACTGTTAAAGCTTAAAGATTAG
- the mutM gene encoding DNA-formamidopyrimidine glycosylase, whose amino-acid sequence MPELPEVESVRRGLSSLVVGKKIETIYVDWPRIIITDLDIREWQQQLLGEQIENIGRRGKYLIFEMTNGLLISHLRMEGKYQYFTANEIPKQKGKHTHCRFVFTDGSQLHYHDVRKFGRMEWINKADYMSYFIQKKLGPEPTRADFDCERFAEQLEQSKKMLKPLLLDQSLVAGLGNIYVDEVLYKSQLHPIMIANQLNEQDVLRLYDAIIQVMEAAVRAGGSSVRTYLNSLGEAGTYQEQLQVYGRQNEPCARCGHPIYKIQLKGRGTHFCPQCQKNSATTSVLK is encoded by the coding sequence ATGCCGGAATTACCAGAAGTAGAAAGTGTTCGACGTGGTTTGAGTAGCTTAGTGGTGGGTAAGAAAATTGAAACAATCTATGTTGATTGGCCACGAATTATTATCACTGATTTAGATATAAGAGAATGGCAACAACAATTGCTAGGTGAACAAATTGAAAATATCGGTCGTCGAGGTAAATATCTTATTTTTGAAATGACAAATGGACTATTGATTTCTCATTTGCGTATGGAGGGGAAATACCAGTATTTTACTGCCAATGAGATTCCAAAGCAAAAGGGAAAACATACGCATTGTCGCTTTGTGTTTACAGACGGCAGTCAATTGCACTATCACGATGTCCGTAAATTTGGACGCATGGAATGGATAAATAAAGCTGATTATATGAGCTATTTTATTCAGAAGAAATTAGGGCCTGAGCCAACAAGGGCAGACTTCGATTGCGAACGGTTTGCTGAACAGTTGGAACAATCCAAAAAGATGTTGAAACCATTATTGCTAGACCAGTCGCTTGTAGCAGGATTGGGAAATATTTATGTAGATGAAGTGCTATACAAAAGTCAGCTGCATCCTATTATGATAGCAAATCAATTGAATGAACAAGATGTTTTACGTCTGTATGATGCGATAATTCAAGTAATGGAAGCAGCGGTGCGAGCAGGTGGGTCAAGTGTCCGGACGTACTTAAATTCATTGGGCGAAGCCGGCACTTATCAAGAACAATTGCAAGTGTATGGACGACAAAATGAACCATGTGCTCGATGTGGACACCCAATTTATAAAATTCAACTAAAAGGACGTGGCACTCATTTTTGTCCACAATGCCAAAAAAATAGTGCGACAACAAGCGTTCTGAAATGA
- the polA gene encoding DNA polymerase I: MAKRKIMLIDGSSLAFRAFYSILDIEKFKNKAGLHTNALYSFHRMIDSVLEMFQPTHVLVAFDKAGPTFRTEKYADYKGGRQKTPPEFKEQMPYLRVFLDAYGIKHYEVAEYEADDIIGTLAHQADAQDEVIVISGDKDLIQLASDNTTVYITRKGVSDLEAYTPATIAEKYALTPEQIIDLKGLMGDSSDNYPGITRIGEKTALKLLHQFGSVEAMYERLDELKPSKMKDNIISDEANARMSKDLARILVEAPIEVRLEQIELREKNQETLIDYYRQMEFNSFLNQLEVEVPTEIVDEPTMHYAIEVLSEIGTEHLPNQTVIYFETLIENYHEAEIIRIAWADIEAEKVYIASAEQAFASKLFVDWLASPLATKVSWDYKRDRVLASRFNADFKEVTFDVAIAMYLVDPNQSQALESIAQSLSLKTGLQSDEMIYGKGAKLAVPEDEQVVNQHLVNKVMTLVAAVQPLTNQLEAVGAMELYHTIEMPLAQVLANMEIQGIAVDEEVLQSMDKTLSQRLVIMEQEIYQLAQREFNINSPKQLGEVLFDELGLPAIKKTKTGYSTAADVLEKLRYEHAIVEKILDYRQISKLKGTYVEGLPRYIHKDGKIHTRFVQTLTQTGRLSSADPNLQNIPIRLEEGRKIRQAFIPSQPGWQLFGADYSQIELRVLAHICGDEHLRQAFIDGEDIHSATARRVFGLSDTEEVDSQHRRQAKAVNFGIVYGISDYGLSQNLNITRKAAKTFIDRYFEKYPGVAQFMEDIVKEAKEQGYVSTLFNRRRYLPDIYSSNFNLRSFAERTAMNSPIQGTAADIIKVAMIRLDEALREEKLSAKLLLQVHDELILEAPEAELERLAELVPQVMEEAVALAVPLKVDYNSGINWYDIK; the protein is encoded by the coding sequence ATGGCAAAAAGAAAAATTATGCTAATAGACGGAAGTAGTTTAGCCTTTCGAGCATTTTACTCGATTTTAGATATTGAAAAATTTAAAAATAAAGCAGGACTGCATACCAATGCATTGTATAGCTTTCATCGAATGATTGATTCTGTACTGGAAATGTTTCAGCCGACTCATGTCTTGGTGGCTTTTGATAAGGCTGGTCCGACGTTTCGTACGGAGAAATACGCAGATTACAAAGGTGGTCGTCAGAAAACACCACCTGAGTTTAAGGAGCAAATGCCATATTTGCGTGTGTTTTTAGATGCTTATGGTATTAAACATTATGAAGTAGCTGAATACGAAGCAGATGATATTATTGGGACACTGGCACATCAAGCAGACGCTCAAGATGAAGTCATCGTAATTTCTGGAGATAAAGACTTAATCCAATTGGCGAGTGATAATACGACGGTTTATATTACGCGTAAAGGAGTTAGCGACCTTGAAGCTTATACTCCAGCTACAATCGCAGAAAAATACGCTTTAACACCGGAACAAATTATTGATTTAAAAGGATTAATGGGTGATTCTTCGGATAATTATCCCGGTATTACTCGTATCGGAGAAAAGACGGCATTGAAATTATTACATCAATTTGGTTCGGTTGAAGCGATGTATGAACGTTTGGACGAATTAAAACCGTCAAAAATGAAAGATAATATTATTAGTGATGAAGCAAATGCACGCATGAGTAAAGATTTAGCACGTATTTTGGTAGAAGCACCGATTGAGGTTCGTTTAGAACAAATTGAATTGCGTGAAAAAAATCAGGAAACATTGATTGACTACTATCGTCAAATGGAATTTAATTCTTTTTTAAATCAATTAGAAGTCGAAGTGCCAACTGAAATAGTTGATGAACCGACAATGCATTATGCTATTGAAGTCTTATCGGAGATTGGTACAGAGCATTTACCGAATCAAACGGTAATTTATTTTGAAACATTAATTGAAAATTACCATGAAGCAGAGATTATTCGTATTGCATGGGCTGATATTGAGGCAGAAAAAGTCTATATAGCATCAGCTGAACAGGCTTTCGCATCAAAACTATTTGTTGATTGGTTAGCGTCACCTTTAGCGACCAAAGTGAGTTGGGATTATAAACGTGATCGTGTGTTGGCAAGTCGTTTTAATGCAGATTTCAAAGAAGTGACATTTGATGTTGCGATTGCGATGTATCTTGTCGACCCAAATCAGAGTCAAGCATTGGAGTCTATTGCACAATCTTTATCACTGAAAACCGGTTTACAATCTGATGAAATGATTTATGGTAAAGGGGCTAAATTAGCTGTACCTGAAGATGAGCAAGTGGTAAATCAGCATTTAGTTAATAAAGTAATGACTTTAGTAGCTGCTGTTCAACCTTTGACAAATCAGCTTGAAGCGGTAGGTGCTATGGAATTGTATCATACAATTGAAATGCCATTGGCACAAGTATTGGCGAATATGGAAATACAAGGGATTGCGGTTGATGAAGAAGTGTTACAATCAATGGATAAAACATTGAGTCAGCGATTAGTTATTATGGAACAAGAAATTTATCAATTGGCACAACGAGAATTTAATATTAATTCACCAAAACAATTAGGAGAAGTTTTATTTGATGAATTAGGTTTGCCTGCTATTAAGAAAACGAAGACAGGTTATAGTACGGCAGCGGATGTGCTAGAAAAATTACGCTATGAACATGCGATTGTCGAGAAAATTTTAGACTATCGTCAAATTTCGAAGTTAAAAGGAACGTATGTAGAGGGGTTACCACGTTATATTCATAAAGACGGTAAAATCCATACTCGTTTTGTTCAGACATTGACACAAACTGGACGATTAAGTAGTGCTGATCCAAACTTACAAAATATTCCAATTCGTTTAGAAGAGGGACGTAAAATCCGTCAAGCCTTTATACCAAGTCAGCCAGGTTGGCAATTGTTTGGTGCTGATTATTCTCAAATTGAATTACGTGTACTGGCACATATTTGTGGCGATGAACATTTGCGTCAAGCATTCATTGACGGAGAGGATATTCACTCAGCTACTGCTAGACGTGTATTTGGTTTGTCTGATACAGAAGAAGTAGATAGTCAACATCGTCGTCAAGCTAAAGCTGTTAACTTCGGTATTGTCTATGGTATTAGTGATTATGGTTTGTCGCAAAACTTAAATATTACTCGTAAAGCAGCGAAAACATTTATTGACCGCTATTTTGAAAAATATCCAGGTGTGGCTCAATTCATGGAAGATATTGTGAAAGAGGCGAAAGAACAAGGTTACGTGAGCACATTGTTCAATCGACGTCGTTATTTACCGGATATTTATTCAAGTAACTTTAATTTACGTTCGTTTGCAGAGCGTACAGCTATGAATTCGCCAATTCAAGGAACGGCAGCAGATATTATTAAAGTGGCGATGATTCGTTTGGATGAAGCATTGAGAGAAGAAAAATTATCGGCAAAATTACTGTTGCAAGTGCATGATGAATTGATTTTGGAAGCTCCAGAAGCAGAATTGGAACGTTTAGCAGAGTTAGTGCCACAAGTTATGGAAGAGGCAGTTGCTTTAGCAGTACCATTAAAAGTGGATTATAATAGTGGTATCAACTGGTACGATATAAAATAG